A single genomic interval of Primulina huaijiensis isolate GDHJ02 chromosome 7, ASM1229523v2, whole genome shotgun sequence harbors:
- the LOC140981372 gene encoding proteasome subunit beta type-2-A-like, which translates to MESVFGLVGKDFAIVAADTSAVHSILVHKTNEDKIMVLDSHKLMGASGETGDRVQFTEYIQKNVALYQFRNGIPLTTAAAANFTRGELATALRKNPYMVNIILGGYDKDVGPSLYFLDYIASLHKVDKAAFGYGSYFALAMMDRHYRQDMTVEEAIELVDKCILEIRTRLVVAPPNFVIKIVDKDGARIHAWRESIKDSHVPAA; encoded by the exons ATGGAGTCAGTATTTGGATTGGTGGGTAAAGATTTCGCGATAGTGGCGGCTGACACATCCGCCGTTCACAGTATTCTTGTGCACAAGACGAACGAGGACAAGATCATGGTCTTAGATTCTCACAAGCTCATGGGAGCATCTGGAGAAACTGGAGACCG GGTCCAGTTCACAGAGTACATACAGAAGAATGTGGCGTTGTACCAATTTCGCAATGGAATTCCCCTCACAACTGCAGCTGCCGCAAACTTCACCAGAGGCGAGCTTGCCACAGCCTTGAGAAAG AATCCATACATGGTGAATATCATACTAGGCGGTTACGACAAGGACGTAGGCCCATCTCTATATTTCCTTGATTACATCGCATCACTTCACAAGGTTGATAAAGCTGCATTTGGTTATGGATCCTACTTTGCTCTCGCCATGATGGATAGGCACTACCGTCAAGACATGACAGTCGAAGAAGCTATCGAGTTGGTGGATAAGTGCATATTAGAAATTCGTACAAGGTTGGTCGTTGCTCCACCAaactttgtaatcaaaatcgtCGACAAAGATGGGGCTAGGATACATGCTTGGCGTGAGTCGATCAAGGATTCCCATGTTCCTGCAGCTTGA
- the LOC140980693 gene encoding uncharacterized protein, whose amino-acid sequence MAARRLIRSSSMGQSADLLRSFNRDINPPVPRMVSKEQKTEPNLNPAKKDVASSPAPALIQKREPPKVLAEKPRKCIFEFPSPPRVEKQSSDYFLDACALCKKKLDFKEDIFMYSDKAFCSPDCRDDQIALDEKFNPPSPTRNQQTRFICKDKGRWKTKFNFKRA is encoded by the exons ATGGCGGCTAGACGACTGATACGATCCTCTAGCATGGGACAATCTGCAGATCTTCTTCGTTCCTTTAACCGTGATATCAACCCCCCTGTCCCACGGATGGTTTCAAAGGAACAGAAAACCGAGCCAAACCTAAATCCGGCGAAGAAAGATGTGGCGTCGTCGCCAGCACCGGCACTGATCCAGAAGCGAGAACCCCCGAAGGTGTTGGCTGAGAAGCCAAGAAAGTGTATCTTCGAGTTCCCTTCACCACCACGTGTTGAGAAACAAAGCAGCGATTATTTTCTTGATGCATGTGCCTTGTGCAAGAAGAAATTAGATTTCAAGGAAGATATATTTATGTACAG TGATAAAGCGTTTTGTTCTCCAGACTGTCGAGATGATCAGATTGCGTTGGACGAGAAGTTTAATCCTCCGTCGCCAACTCGAAATCAGCAAACACGATTCATTTGCAAAGATAAAGGACGTTGGAAGAccaaattcaatttcaaaaggGCATAA
- the LOC140981025 gene encoding type IV inositol polyphosphate 5-phosphatase 7, protein MKDEHTKKSKLSWSRKLIRKWFNIKCKNEDYEADGAVHGGGDAESRNSFSEREPSSIKKIRTENSTKNIERSFSRSLSRSRRGRGYLDHPQIINIQNYSVFASTWNVAGKSPPSNMNLDDWLHSAPPADIYVLGFQEIVPLNASNILVVEDNGPAKKWLALIKRTLNNAPGACGGNVCYTPSPIPDPVAEWNADFEGSTRHKASNFFPRRSFQTPQGWRMENDMSTPQPRLDRRFSVCDRVIFGHRTSDFEPSTRWGYRPSDSSSSQRPSDYSSGHRPSDYSSSRRPSDYSWGQRTSDFSRWGSDEDYLPGESPSTVLHSPMSYSTYAQGEDPYTMPGHARYCLAASKQMVGVFLTVWVRNELREHVRNIKVSCVGRGLMGYLGNKGSISVSMLLHQTSLCFVCSHLTSGQKEGDELRRNADVVEILRKTRFPRVNGINEEKSPETILEHDRIIWIGDLNYRIALPYRSAKALVEMQNWRALLEKDQLRIEQRRGRVFDGWREGKIYFPPTYKYSHNSDRYAGDDMHPKEKRRTPAWCDRILWYGTGLQQLSYVRGESRFSDHRPVSSVFCAEVESVPNRLRKSMSYSSSRIDAEQLFPYSHGYTELCFF, encoded by the exons ATGAAAGATGAACATACCAAGAAAAGCAAG CTCTCATGGTCAAGGAAACTGATCAGAAAATGGTTCAATATCAAATGCAAAAACGAGGACTATGAAGCTGATGGAGCGGTTCATGGAG GCGGGGATGCGGAGTCGAGGAACAGCTTTTCTGAAAGGGAACCATcttcaatcaagaaaattagaacTG AAAACTCAACCAAAAATATAGAGCGTTCCTTTTCTCGTTCACTATCTCGATCCAGGCGAGGGAGAGGATATCTTGATCACCCTCAGATTATAAATATTCAGAACTATAG TGTCTTCGCATCTACCTGGAACGTGGCAGGAAAATCACCACCCAGCAATATGAACTTAGATGATTGGCTACATTCAGCACCTCCGGCTGACATATATGTACTTGG TTTTCAAGAAATAGTCCCTCTGAATGCTAGTAACATTCTCGTCGTTGAGGACAATGGTCCTGCCAAAAAGTGGCTTGCCCTTATAAAAAGAACACTAAACAATGCTCCTGGTGCTTGTGGAGGCAATGTGTGCTATACACCATCACCTATCCCTGATCCCGTTGCCGAGTGGAATGCGGATTTTGAAGGTTCTACCAGACATAAAGCCTCGAATTTCTTTCCTCGTAGATCCTTCCAGACGCCACAAGGCTGGAGAATGGAGAACGATATGTCAACCCCACAACCTCGGCTGGACAGGAGGTTTAGTGTGTGTGACCGAGTAATTTTTGGTCATCGGACTAGTGACTTTGAGCCAAGTACGAGATGGGGCTACAGACCAAGTGATTCTTCTTCTAGCCAGAGGCCGAGCGACTACTCCTCTGGTCATCGACCGAGCGACTATTCTTCAAGTCGAAGGCCAAGTGACTATTCTTGGGGTCAGAGGACAAGTGATTTCTCAAGATGGGGGTCGGATGAGGATTATTTGCCTGGGGAATCACCGAGTACAGTGCTGCATTCACCAATGTCATACAGCACTTATGCTCAGGGGGAAGATCCGTACACAATGCCTGGACATGCAAGATACTGTTTAGCGGCAAGCAAGCAAATGGTTGGTGTTTTTCTCACGGTTTGGGTTCGAAACGAGCTGCGGGAACATGTTCGGAATATAAAGGTTTCTTGTGTTGGTAGAGGATTGATGGGATATCTTGGTAATAAG GGATCCATTTCCGTGAGCATGTTGCTGCATCAGACCAGCCTTTGCTTTGTGTGCAGTCACTTGACGTCTGGTCAGAAGGAAGGAGACGAGCTTCGAAGAAATGCTGATGTTGTGGAGATCCTAAGGAAAACGAGATTCCCACGAGTTAATGGTATCAACGAGGAGAAATCACCAGAGACAATCCTTGAACACGA TCGAATTATTTGGATTGGAGATCTAAACTATCGAATTGCACTGCCATACCGATCAGCCAAAGCACTTGTTGAAATGCAAAACTGGAGAGCATTATTAGAGAAAGATCAA CTTCGGATTGAGCAGAGACGAGGTCGAGTATTTGATGGGTGGAGGGAAGGGAAGATATATTTCCCACCAACGTACAAGTATTCTCATAATTCAGACAGATATGCAGGTGATGATATGCACCCCAAAGAGAAACGAAGGACGCCTGCATG GTGTGACCGAATTTTGTGGTATGGCACTGGCCTTCAACAATTATCATACGTTCGTGGAGAATCCAGGTTTTCAGATCATAGGCCGGTTTCCAGCGTGTTTTGCGCAGAAGTTGAGTCTGTCCCCAATCGGTTGAGGAAAAGTATGAGCTATTCGAGCTCCAGAATCGATGCGGAGCAACTGTTTCCATACTCACATGGTTACACTGAACTCTGctttttttga